The Tripterygium wilfordii isolate XIE 37 chromosome 5, ASM1340144v1, whole genome shotgun sequence genome window below encodes:
- the LOC119999042 gene encoding protein NRT1/ PTR FAMILY 2.8 has product MQNIETETTMVDMVHSSSSSSTLPATIPLKKKIGGWRAIKYILGNESFEKLASMSLIANMTVYLKTKYNMDGVRLVNVYSLWVGSSNLTSLAGAIISDGYLGRFHTLLFGSIASFLGMGTMTLTAAIPQLRPSACVDKFQCPHPVHWQLGVLYVALTLLAIGAGGIRPCNIAFGADQFDTRTEKGIAQMASFFNWWYFSFTVALVIALSVVVYVQTSVSWVVGYAIPTFCFVISITLFLIGRHTYIMIKPQGSDFVDLAKAIVAAFRKRNLTLDSASGYSLYDPPVPESDQHLQKLAHTHKFRCLEKAAVITDPSELDDHGKPKNNWRLCSVQQVEKLKLVIGLLPVWLAGIGFLIGMDQMGTFGVLQAIQMNKSIGSHFKVPPGWMGLSSMITLAIWIFIYERLFIPYTKKFSKKDRRFTMRQRINTGIVMGILCMIVGAIVEKKRRETALANKSFESPLSVAYLLPQYALSGLIEAFAAVALLEFFTKQLPESMRTFSGAIFFLSLSIASYLNSALVNVIHRVTGKNGNALWVGGQDLNQDRLENYFYIIAGIQALTFVYFNVFASRFLVINRSKDDEEGIEMAQAL; this is encoded by the exons ATGCAAAACATTGAGACAGAGACAACAATGGTGGATATggttcattcttcttcttcttcttcgactCTTCCTGCCACTATCCctctgaaaaagaaaattggagGATGGAGAGCCATCAAATACATCCTTG GGAACGAATCCTTCGAAAAGTTGGCCTCGATGAGTTTGATAGCCAATATGACAGTGTATCTGAAAACCAAATACAACATGGATGGTGTACGACTGGTTAATGTATATAGTCTATGGGTCGGTTCCTCTAACTTGACATCGTTAGCTGGTGCTATCATATCAGATGGTTATTTGGGAAGATTTCACACTCTTCTTTTtgggtctattgcatcttttcTG GGAATGGGAACCATGACCTTAACTGCAGCTATACCTCAACTGAGGCCATCGGCCTGCGTCGATAAATTCCAATGTCCACACCCTGTACATTGGCAACTAGGCGTCCTCTACGTGGCTCTTACATTGCTAGCAATTGGAGCAGGAGGTATAAGGCCTTGCAACATTGCCTTTGGAGCTGACCAGTTTGACACCAGAACAGAGAAGGGAATAGCTCAAATGGCCAGCTTTTTCAATTGGTGGTACTTCTCATTCACAGTGGCTCTCGTCATCGCTCTATCTGTAGTAGTCTACGTTCAAACAAGCGTCAGCTGGGTCGTAGGTTACGCCATTCCAACATTCTGCTTTGTTATTTCCATCACTCTTTTCTTGATCGGTCGCCATACTTATATAATGATCAAACCCCAAGGGAgtgattttgttgatttagCTAAAGCGATCGTAGCTGCCTTCAGGAAGCGAAATTTGACACTTGATTCTGCTTCTGGGTATTCGTTGTATGATCCTCCTGTGCCAGAATCAGATCAACATTTACAAAAACTAGCTCACACCCACAAGTTCCGGTGCCTCGAAAAGGCAGCTGTGATTACAGACCCGAGCGAATTGGACGACCATGGCAAGCCAAAGAATAATTGGAGGCTATGTAGTGTGCAACAAGTGGAAAAACTGAAGCTGGTGATAGGATTGTTGCCAGTTTGGTTAGCAGGAATTGGGTTTTTGATAGGCATGGATCAGATGGGCACATTCGGGGTTCTCCAAGCGATTCAGATGAACAAATCCATCGGTTCCCATTTCAAGGTTCCTCCAGGTTGGATGGGTTTATCATCAATGATCACACTTGCAATCTGGATCTTCATATACGAGAGGCTTTTCATCCCTTACACGAAGAAATTCTCCAAAAAGGATAGAAGATTCACAATGAGACAGAGGATTAACACCGGCATTGTAATGGGGATTCTTTGCATGATCGTAGGTGCAATCGTTGAGAAGAAGCGTCGAGAAACAGCATTGGCAAACAAATCCTTCGAGTCACCGCTAAGTGTTGCGTATCTCCTGCCTCAGTACGCCTTATCGGGCTTGATCGAAGCCTTTGCTGCAGTTGCATTGCTTGAATTCTTCACGAAACAATTGCCAGAGAGCATGAGGACATTTTCCGGGGCGATATTCTTCCTCAGCTTGTCCATTGCCAGCTACCTGAACTCGGCTCTTGTCAATGTCATTCACAGAGTGACCGGAAAGAATGGCAACGCATTGTGGGTGGGTGGTCAGGACCTCAATCAGGATAGGCTTGAGAACTACTTTTACATTATTGCTGGCATACAAGCTCTCACATTCGTCTACTTCAATGTATTTGCATCTCGTTTCTTGGTCATAAATCGATCAAAAGACGATGAGGAAGGGATTGAGATGGCGCAAGCATTATGA